tattaattttctatgtTAACTCTAGATAGATTAGCTTTAGATAGAAATTACAGAGATTTTCTATAGATTATATagttttcagcatttaaaaaaaagtgagatcttttttttttttagtcttgaaGATTGCCAAATTGTTTGACAAGGAgtctttgaaaagaaatgtaattattcATTAATCCCGGAAAATAAACAAATCACCTATAGCTCTCTTGCCACCTGCACCTTTACAACCCTCTGGTGCTTGTGGAAATTCCTCCGATGATCTTAGCAGTGCTCAAAAGACTTACTTGGATAACATCATCCACTTCAGCTCTGATAATGGGACCAAGAATTCCAAGATGCTCTTCATACTCCCCTCGAGGATCACGTTTGGTAAAAGTGCTGTCGAGGTACTTTCGAAAAACTACTTTCTTATATACGGTGTCTTCTGGAATATCATCAGAGTCTTCAATATCTGTTTCCctgaaataataatactaattgtgtaaaagaagaaattaaagactgTTCAAAGAATTTAGGAAATTGTCTCTTTCTAAATATAGCATCTAGCATAGAGAAggtctttaataaatatttgatggacAAATGAGTAAATGtaaaagtgaataaaaacaaaagccagtAAATATCTTTCAATTCCTAACTCAGATATTATTTCATAGGTAAGTCTTCCTATAACCTTTCAGACTAGGTCAAGTCTCTATATCAATTCCTTATATTTCTATAGtattattatagtatatatagtaaatTCCTGTAGTATTCTTATACTATTTCTATGGTATATATGgtagattatatataatttatttgtgaGATTATCTATTAATATCTGACTCTCACTGGGTATAAGTACTATAAGGTCAGCCATTGTGCCTAGTTTGCTCATAATACTCTCTCCAGTGGTAAGCACAttatctggcacacagtaggagctTAATACATTTTTGTCAAACATATAAACGAATGCACAGATACAATCATATGTTCTAAATTTTAAGATCAAAGGCAGACAAAGCCATGTAATGGGACAGCGCCAGAGCTTGGGGCTATCAGGTGACAATGGTCAGATCAATTAGAAGGTCATACTTATGAAAGTCACTGGATGGGTGAATGTTTTGTACCCTGAACGTAGCCACTTTTCTCACATTTGTTTTTTGCTAATGTCCATTATTCTTAAGCTTCTTGACACTGGTGTGGACAAAGATTGTTTGGatatgacctcaaaagcacaggcaacaaaagcagaaacagacaaatgggattgccACCAAACTCAAAAGTTTACGCACAGCAAAGGAAAcgacagagtgaagagacaacctgtggAATGGGACAATATTCTTGAAAACCAaatatctgataaggaattaaaAGTATAAGGAACTCAATGCAGCAAAAAACCCAAGTAGcctgattaaaaaatgagcaaaagacttgaatagacatttcgtaaaagaagacatacaaatgaccaacaaatatatgaaaagatgctcaacattactaataatcggggaaatgcaatttaaaatcacaatgagggcTCACCTCACACCGTCAGGATTGTATTATGAAAATGACAAGagataaatgttggcaaggatgtgaagaaaagggaactcttgtacactcttggtgagaatgtaaattagtacagccattatggaaaagagtatgggaggttcctttaaaaattaaaaatagaattaccatatgatccattaatcccacttttgggtatatacccacagaaaatgaaatcagtatgttgaagagatatctgctctcccacgttcactgcagcactatccACATTAGCCAAGACagggaagcaacccaaatgtctatcaacaaatgaatggatttcTTAAATGTGATCTGCataaacaatgaaatactatttagcattgaaaaaaaagaaaatggtcctttgggaggccgaggtgggtggatcatgaggtcaggagatcgagaccatcctggctaacaaggtgaaaccccgtatctactaaaaatacaagaaaaattagccgggcatggtggcaggcgcctgtagtcccagctactcgggaggctgaggcaggagaatggcgtgaacccgggaggtggagcgtgtagtgagccgagatcgcaccactgcactccagtctgggagacacagccagactccgtctcaaaaaaaaaaaaaaaaaaaaaacaaaagaaaatgaagaaatgtcaTCTGCGACAACATGACTGAACCAGGAGGTCGTTATGTTacataaaataagccaggtatgtgagactccgtctcaaaaaataataataataataataagccaggtacagaaagacaagtaCTGCAGGATCTCACTTATAATGTGGAAACTAAAAACATTGAGCTCATAGAAGCAGAAGGTACAACCGTGGTTAACAAAGGAATACAGAGGTGAAGCATTGAGAAAATGGTCAAAAGATAAAATtcaattagaagaaataaatttagaaGATCTGTTGTATAagatggtgactgtagttaataacaacACACTGAATTTTTTAACATTGTGAGTACATCTTAAGTGTTCTAACCACaaaaagtatgtgaggtaatgcataggctaattagcttgattttgTCAATTCAcagtttataaatatattaaaacatcatgtttgcaccataaatgtgtataaaacaatgaccaaaaaaaccccccaaaaaactgTGGTACACCCATGTAATGGAGTACATGCAATAACCTGAAGAATCTCCAGAGAATTTTACTGAGTGAAAAAATACCAGTCCCCAAAGGTTACATGTTGcctgattccatttatgtaatattctcgaaatgacaaaattatagaaatggagatcAGACTACTGGTTGCCAGGGAATAAGGAAGGGGTATGGTGTGAGGAAGGCTGATATGAGTATAAAGGGGTAAAGAGAGGGATTTTTATAGTGATGGTAAACATCCTGTATCTTGACAGTATCAGTGTCAGTATGCTGGTTGTGATATAGTATTATAGATTTGCAAAATGTTACCCCTGGgagaaactggataaagaatactCATGATACCCAaaggatctctctgtattatttctcttGACTATATgtgaatctattttatttttattccaaaataaaaagtttaattaaaaattataaataaataaataaataaagcacattaTTTCCATCTAGTTCATTGTCTCAGTCTAGGACTGAAGCATGTCCAATTTTCCCACTGGCTCTCACATTTCCCAAGCCTGTGGAAACAAGCCAAACACTCACCCATCAAACCCATAATATTTGCTATATACCATGAGCCATCAACAGAGAATCTCATTCTGCCTTTCTTCTGGTCTACCTCCCCTACTAATCCCATCTTTCCAGACTCTGAGCATAACATGCAAACTCACAGAACACAAGGGAGTGGGTAAAGCAACTTTGACTGCCATTAAAGTGGGTCGTGAGCCTTGAACGGAATACAAGATTTTGAAGGTGGTTCCATCCCTATTTACTCTGGACAGGCCCTACATCTTACTCCCTCAGGCCTTGCTTAGAAATACTCAGATAGCTAGTTGTTCTCATATGGTATTGAGTGCAACATTTAAATAGGAAGTCACAGGAAAAAGTGTTTTAAACAGAGTTCTAATGTGGAGATGTCAGGCATCAGATTAATGAATTCATTTGCGTAAGTCACACCATACATTGTGTTTGCCTACTGTAATTACACTTTGGTTTTTTAAGTGATTAATGTAACAGTTTTAGTAAAAGCTGTGGGCTATGTCTAGACAGTTGACGTGCAGTCATCATGCTATGTCCCTGAGAATTTGTAGTTGACTAAGCCTtgctcctttcctcctctcttttctctttctgtatcttCATCCCAGAACAAAGACCCCAGTTCAACATGGCTTTCTACCCCTAAGCAAAACTGAAttgtaaattatctttaaaaaaagcgATTTGGATCTCTTAGAAATTCTGATCTAAACAAGTAAATGCAAAAAGGAGATTTCTACATCATATTTGGGTTTGGATTTGAGGCTAACTTCAATTAAATCATATAGATTAACATATAGCTATGGATAGGTTGGGCTCTGCCTGGAGCAATAAGAGTCAGTAGAAACAAGGGTAGTAAGAGGAGAGGACACAGAAAAAGGCCTAATTACAGAATATTATAGAGTTCTCCCAATGATTGTTCTTATATTGTCCAGGGGTCATCCAAGGTAAAGAAGCAATTTTGgaattgacaaaggaaatagaacAGACCAACTTGCAATAGGGAAACCACACTGTTCTTAGTATAATTTGCCCACAATTATCCCCCTGAATTGTAGTAGCTACTTTCTTCAGCAGTaatggaaaaaagagaataaaaaaggagaaaactggcCAAACCTTTGTACAAATTCTGAATAATCCCAGGATATTTCTTCAGCAGCAATGTAATAATTTCTTCTGTTTCCGTTGTTGCTGCGGAGGTACCATGCTGCAATGTTGTCAGGATTTCTGGAGGAGTTGATGTTTGTCCTAACATCAGTTTTGTAGGGGTCATCATAGGGCACATAATCAATTTCAGCATAGTCATCTTCACTGCTCTGGACCTCTTCCTTTGGAATAATCTCAATGTAATCTGTACCATCTTTACTGAGGCCCACTATAACCAGTGGATTAAATTCCTTTGATAGAAAAGTATCATTGAGAGTAGGAGATGAAGGAGATGGCATCTGACCAAGGTCTGGATAAGGAAAAGTCTCATTAAATTCTGGAAGATGCAATGACTGACTAGATTCAGAAGGGTAGAATATCTGATCAAGGTCTAGAGGAGGTGACATCTGGCTGAAATCAGGGAGAAGGGTGGTCTCACTGATGTCTGAAGAGACAGTCACCTGGCTGAGGTCTGGAGAAAGGGGCATCTGTCTGAGGGCTGGGGAAAGGTTTGTCTGACTAAGTTCTGGAGAGAGGTTTGTCTGACTGAGGTCTGAAGAAAGGGTTGTATGGCTGAGGTCTGGAGAAAGGGGCATCTCACTGAGGTCTGGGGAAAGGTTTGTCTGACTAAGTTCTGGAGAGAGGTTTGTCTGGCTGAGGTCTAGAGAGAGGGTTGTATGACTGAGGTCTGGAGAAAGGATTGTATGACTGAGGTCTGGAGAAAGGGTTGTATGGCTGAGGTCTGGAGAAAGGGTTGTATGGCTGAGGTCTGGAGAAAGGGGCATCTGACCAAGGGTTGGGGAAAGGTTTGTCTGACTGAGTTCTGGAGAGAGGTTTGTCTGGCTGAGGTCTAGAGAAAGGGTTGTATGACTGAAGTCTGGAGAAAGGGTTGTATGGCTGAGGTCTGGAGAAAGGGGCATCTCACTGAGGTCTGGGGAAAGGTTTGTCTGACTAAGTTCCGGAGAGAGGTTTGTCTGACTGAGGTCTAGAGAAAGGGTTGTATGGCTGAGGTCTGGAGAAAGGGGCATCTCACTGAGGTCTGGAGAAAGATTTGTCTGACTAAGTTCTGGAGAGAAGTTTGTCTGATTGAGGTCTAGAGAAAGGGTTGTATGGCTGAGATCTGGAGAAAGGGTTGTATGGCTGAGGTCTGGAGAAAGGGTTGTATGGCTGAGGTCTGGAGAAAGGGGCATCTGACCGAGGGCTGGGGAAAGGTTTGTCTGACTGAGTTCTGGAGAGAGGTTTGTCTGGCTGAGGTCTAGAGAAAGGGTTGTATGACTGAGGTCTGGAGAAAGGGTTGTATGGCTGAGGTCTGGAGACATGGGCATCTGATCGAGGGCTGGGGAAAGGTTTGTCTGACTGAGTTCTGGAGAGAGAGTCGTGTGGCTGAGGTCTGGCGAGAAGTTTGTTTGGCTGAGTTCTGGAGAGAGGGTCACCTGGCTGAGGTCTGGAGAGGTGACTGTCTGCCAGACTTCATGTTCTGAGGAAGGGGACATTTGACTTATATCAGTGGGGAAGGACTTGTGACTTCGGTCATACTCAAGCATCTCACTGAGCTCTGGAGAAAAGGATCTGTGACTGGGGTCTGAAGTAGAGTGCATTTCATCAGGGTCTTGAATGGGAAACGTTTCATAGTGTTCCTCTGGGGGCTCTATCTGATAAAGACCTGGAGGAGAGCTTGTCTGACCAGTATCATTTGAGGAATTCTGATTATGGTCAGGAAGTGAGGCTATCCAGCTAAAATCCATAGAGGGCAATGTCTGATTGAGGTCTTTGGGAAGAGATGTTTCATTGGATTTATGAAGCAACAATGAATGATTAAGTCTTCTTTCTGAAAATGTGTTGTAGGCTTCACTTCTTAGAGGGTGAAAGGTCCTCGGAGATAAAGGAGCATGGTGTGTAcgcttctcttttttcttttttcgtgtCTTAATGAGAAACTGACTTTTCTTTAGTCTACTCTTTCCTCCATCCTGTCTTACTTGCAGAGATTTATGTCTAACTCTAGGAAACTTTGAGTGGCCACTCTGCTTTTCAGGCTTGTTGGCAAGAGGGGTGCTTTCTCCCCAAGCACGTGAGGCATTCTGGGGGCTGATCAGCCGATTGTTAACAGCTGTGTCTTCATCAGTATCTTGGATTATTTCATAGCTACCTTTCTCAGAAGCCAAATGCCATCTCCCAACCAAAATCTTAGGtgagttattttgttttaagagtAACAGATCACTAGGAAGGTCTTCCCAGGGCCTCACTCTGGAAGGAGAACCAGTGTCTTGGCTTAGGTGTCTCCCAACTTTATGTGCTAGTAATTTCATCCAGGAGAACCCGTGCTTTGCTGCTTGGTCTCTTTCTACCTTGGGTCCCTTATGTTTAGCATGTTCTTGATTTTTGAATTCTCTAGCACCAAGTGAAAGTAGATGTATCCCTGTGACATCTGGCTGTAGAGGATCCTCTATAGGGTCTTCAGAATAAGGGCTGGAATGTTCTGCTGTGGAAGAATTGAGAACTGAGTTCTTGCCAGTGAGGTGTCTCAGTGAGGAACCAGCTGTGGTGGCTTGTCGGTGAGAAGGGGTTTTCTGAGGTTCTGCAAGGTTATTGACAGTGAGCTTACTAGTATTATTTGGGGAAGAATAATTTGAACCAACAATTATATCTGTGTTCGAAGAAATGAATTCAGTGCCATTCTCCAGAACTAGGGCAGTAAGATTGTACTCttcttcttcctgattcaatGATGAGTTTCTGAATGACCTAATTCCTAATGCTGCAGCCAGTCTGCTCTGGTAATCATAGTCAGTGTCACTCTCTTCATCTTCAGTTTCTAAACGATCATGCATTTTCCGTGTAGCTGTGACTGTAGATTCTGGAGGTTCAAAAATCTCATATGAGTCTTCATCATCATCTGGAATACATTTAACATCCCTGAATTTCAGCCTCAGCTTTTTGCTTCTTGGACTAGAATTCATGGAAGTTAACATCCAAGTTCCtacagaagagagacagagagaagcgATATCTGGAAGTCTGGGAAAAGACATGAAAACACAATAATCCATTGTGGCAGGTAATTTCTAATGAACTTTAGTCAGGAATACTCAAGTATGGGCTGTGGAGCACTGCTTGTCTGTGAACTATTGATTACTGGGTCAAAATAACATAAGGAGAGAAAGATgagaatgaaatatttaacaaactttttcttttctaaagcaATTTGACATTGCTGTGACTCTAAGCACATGACCAGTGCATTTATCTCGCTTAatagaataaaaaccaaaagtaTTGCTTAGTGGAGATTAGAGGGGAAATATGGTCTTTCAGCACAGATAGTTActcactattttaaaatacattaagaaaGGGATGAATCAAGAATAAAATGgacttttaatataaatatctTAACAGCACATCTTGTCTTAGAATTAAAGGGCTGATGATGAGCTCTATCCTCACAAATAAGAGACATTTAGATGTTTCTAAGTAATAATTCAGGAGGACAGTTTTGAATCTCTGAAATGGCATGCATTGCTGGCACATAAAAGATTTCTTGGTGAGTCTCCAATAGTTACCATTGTTGGTGTCTACTGAGTGCTAGGCACTTGGCACTTGGCACATATTACTATTTTAATGGTcaaagtaactctgtgagatgtgaTTACACTGTTTTCCAGATAAATGATCTATGGCTCAGTGAGGCCAAGTAACTTGTGTGAGGTTACACAGCAATTGAGTGGCAGATCAGGACTTGCATTCCAGTCTAACAAACTCCAAAGCTGTTGCTGAAGCAGCTTCTAAGGCACTGTACCTGATGATTGAAGATGGCTGTCGCAAAAAACTGAAAAGGGCATTTTGATAAAAGAAATGCTCTTTTGTAGGCAAAATATTTATGCTTCTTCCTCAGAGTTATGCCTTATTTTTCTGCTGTTGTATATCTTTACTTCCTACTTTgcccagagaaggaaaaatataacCTACACTAAAGAACTGGATCCATTTAAGTCATTACTTTCTCAAAGAGAAACcatgagaaacattaaaagaaaagtcTGCAGGGGATCAGGGAGATAAATAGAGGAGCACTGGTAGCCTGGAGAGCTGCAGCAGACCTTTATAGACCAGAAATTCAAAGCAAGCTTCCTCTCTGAGTGTCCAGGCTCTTACTCACCAACATTATCCATTGTGACCGTCACAGATTCTCCACGCATGGGGAAGAGGGTCAAGGTGTCCTCATGCCTCTTTCCATAGATgaatgagtgcccagtgaagTGGATGGTCAAAATTTCATTCTGGGTCCCCACACTACAGAAGTGCCACTGGACAGTGTCATCAAAGCAGAATCCGAGAGTAGTTATGCTCTCAGGCACATAGCCATTTATAGCTGAAAGTGTAAAATCTGTTAAAATTCCAGGTCTACACCAACGAAAGGGCATGTATCTAATTATACCTAAGATAAATGTCTCCATGTTAATTTGGTTGTGTCAAAGCAGTGATTATCCAAGATAAGCTTTATCTAGTCTAACGTGACTAGAAGATCAAACTCAGAATTTTCAAATGAGAGATTATTCTCCTAAATTAGCCAAAGGAGAAATCTCAGGAAAAAGATAAAGCCTTCCATTtacattgatttattcattcatttgtcaaatgtatagtaaatattttgtgCTCCATTCTCTGCCTTTAAAGACATTCTAATAATTCCACTTGGAGGAAAAGCATAAtataagaaattcattttttgaTGTACTAGTCATTGGGTAAGAAGTAATGTCCCAAAAAATAAAGCCCATTTagcatattttatagtttttattgctgTCTTATAATCTATATAGTATTCACAGTTTCCATTTGAGTATCCAGTTCATACATTTCCATAATTGTTAAAAGGGACACTGCTGTAGGCAATATTTCTATTTACTTATGTACTAAGCATAGTAAAAATCAAAGGTATGATTTCTATGAGGGCGGAGCTCATGTCTACCTTGATTACCACTCTTAGCCTTAGTACCAGTATAATGACTggcattaacaaatatttaagtacCTACTTAAATCACTAAAGTGACTTTAATAATTGACATGATATATTATTAGTTTATACCTCATTCTAGATGTTTCTCTAAATGGTCTATAACTGCATtgttcaatatggtagccactggcTACaagtggctattgagcacttgaaatgtgggtAGACTGGACTGAGATATGCTGTGAGTACAAGATATACATtgaatttcaaagacttagtaatGAAGTAagtctcattaatttttatattgattacatgttgaaatgataatatttaggATATATTGAGTTAAGAAAAACATATTACTAAATTAATGTCACctatttctctttactttttaatgttgctatcagaaaattttaaatcacacATGTAGCTCATATGTAGCTTCTACTGGACAGCACTGGTCTAGAACTATGATAGATTCACTACCAAAAGGAACTTATGCAAAGAAAACTGAGAGTAATTTTCTGTTTGAATTATTTGACCTGGCACCTATCAGCTCTGATAATCCCTAGCTATCAGTCATCTGAAGCTATATGAACAGAACATGGAGAAATCATCCTCACGTGTGTGATTACCTACTAGAGAAGGTGATTACCATGACTCTAGACTCTGAGGATCAGTAGGGGGGACTCTGGCTGTTGCGGAGAAGTTTGCTTCCAGCTGGCTCAGTGACATTTCTCTCAGACGCCATGGCAGTGCTTTTGGCTACTGAACTTTAGAACTGCGGCAAATGCCGGAAACCTCATTCAGGGAATTCCTTTTGTTCTGAATGTCTTACTGATCACTTTAAACTTCTTTGTGCGTTGCCTTTCCAAGACTCTTGGGTCCCTATACTCATTTTGCTTTActttgatgtgtcaattcatctttGAATTACTTGCCTTGTTTCTGTCCTGGCCATATATTCACCCTGAACTCAGTCTAGGATACTATTGACATGGCCTGTAACACCTTCCATTAGTCCTACCCCCTCACCCTGTTCCTCACCATTCAGAGTAtgtctgtgtacacacacacacatacacacgcacacgctTGGAATAGAAGATCAAGCGCATTTCTAAGGATAGCAAGCCTTTGACCTCTTGCTTAAAAATGTTGCTATGATGTTACCCACGGATTTCATCACCAAGTCTTTGGACTGGAAGTGAGGATTGGAGGTGCTCCTTAGCAAGTGGATTCTAATCCATGTCTCTGACTCTAGGCACAGTCATATTTCAACCACAGGAATGAAAAACTGATGAACAAAAATAGTACTCTGACTTACTGCTCATGATGTTTGATTCATAAAACTTGGGGTCATCACGTTTCACCTCATCAGGATTTTCACAAAACTTGTTGATGTTGTCCTCAAGGTACCAACTTTTGTTCTCATCAAACACAGCAAACACAGCCTGCTGTTCGATGTCTGCTGCCCTCTGGAGGACAAAACAGTatagtactggtacaagaacagacagaccaatggaacagaatagagagctcagaaataaggctgcccacctacaactatctgatccttgacaaacgtgacaaaaacaaggaatgggAAAATGATTCTCTATTccataaatggttctgggaaaactggctagccgtaggcggaaaattgaaactggaccccttccttacaccatctacaaaaattaactcaagatggccTAAAtgtaggcctggcacagtggctcatgcctgtaacaccagcactttgggaggccaaggcaggtggatcacctgaggtcaggagttcaagaccagtctggtcaacatggcaaaacccatctctactaccaaaaaaaaaaaaaaaattagccaggtatcatggcgtatgcctgtaatcccagctacttgggaggccgaggcaggagaatcacctgaacccgggagatagaggttgcagtgagctgcgattgtaccactgcactccagcctgggtgacagagcgagactctgtctcaaaaataacaaaaacaaacaaacaaacaaacaaaaaacaacaacaaaacacttaaacataaaactccaaactacaaaaaccctggaagacaacctaggcaatattatttgggacataggcatgggcaaagctTTCATGACGAACatgccaaaagcaatagcaacaaaagcaaaaattggcacaTGGGATGTAATTGAAacaaagagctcctgcacagcaaaataaactatcaagagaataaacaggcaacctacagaatggcagaaaatttttgcaaactatgcatctggcaaaggtctaacatccagcatttacaaggaacttaaatttacaagaaaaaaataaacagccccgttaaaaagtaggcaaaggacatgaacagacacttttcaaaagaagacatacatgtggccaaggagcatatgaaaaaacgctcaacatcactgatcattagagaaatgcaaatcaaaaccacaatgagataccatctcacaccaataaGAATGGCTATAAATAAACAGTAAAAaactaacagatgctggcaagattgtggagaaaaaggaacacttatacactcttggtgggagtgtaattagttcaaccattgtggaagacaccaTGGTGagtcctcaaagacctaaagtcAGAAATACCTTtgaacccagcaattccattacttgatatgtacccaaaggaatataaatcattctattataaagacgcatgcatgcgta
This Rhinopithecus roxellana isolate Shanxi Qingling chromosome 8, ASM756505v1, whole genome shotgun sequence DNA region includes the following protein-coding sequences:
- the F5 gene encoding coagulation factor V; this encodes MFPCCPRLWVLVVLGTSWVGWGRQGTEAVQLRQFYVAAQGISWSYRPESTNSSLNLSATSFKKIVYREYEPYFKKEKPQSSISGLLGPTLYAEVGDIIKVHFKNKADKPLSIHPQGIRYSKLSEGASYLDHTFPVEKMDDAVAPGREYTYEWSISEDSGPTHDDPPCLTHIYYSHENLIEDFNSGLIGPLLICKKGILTEDGKQKTFDKQIVLLFAVFDESKSWSQSSSLMYTVNGYVNGTMPDITVCAHDHISWHLLGMSSGPELFSIHFNGQVLEQNHHKVSAITLVSATSTTANMTVGPEGKWIISSLTPKHLQAGMQAYIDIKNCPKKTRNPKKITREQRRHMKRWEYFIAAEEIIWDYAPVIPANMDKKYRSQHLDNFSNQIGKLYKKVMYTQYEDESFTKRTVNPNMKEDGILGPIIRAQVRDTLKIVFKNMASRPYSIYPHGVTFSPYEDEVNSSFTSGRNNTMIRAVQPGETYTYKWNILEFDEPTENDAQCLTRPYYSDVDIMRDIASGLIGLLLICKSRSLDRRGIQRAADIEQQAVFAVFDENKSWYLEDNINKFCENPDEVKRDDPKFYESNIMSTINGYVPESITTLGFCFDDTVQWHFCSVGTQNEILTIHFTGHSFIYGKRHEDTLTLFPMRGESVTVTMDNVGTWMLTSMNSSPRSKKLRLKFRDVKCIPDDDEDSYEIFEPPESTVTATRKMHDRLETEDEESDTDYDYQSRLAAALGIRSFRNSSLNQEEEEYNLTALVLENGTEFISSNTDIIVGSNYSSPNNTSKLTVNNLAEPQKTPSHRQATTAGSSLRHLTGKNSVLNSSTAEHSSPYSEDPIEDPLQPDVTGIHLLSLGAREFKNQEHAKHKGPKVERDQAAKHGFSWMKLLAHKVGRHLSQDTGSPSRVRPWEDLPSDLLLLKQNNSPKILVGRWHLASEKGSYEIIQDTDEDTAVNNRLISPQNASRAWGESTPLANKPEKQSGHSKFPRVRHKSLQVRQDGGKSRLKKSQFLIKTRKKKKEKRTHHAPLSPRTFHPLRSEAYNTFSERRLNHSLLLHKSNETSLPKDLNQTLPSMDFSWIASLPDHNQNSSNDTGQTSSPPGLYQIEPPEEHYETFPIQDPDEMHSTSDPSHRSFSPELSEMLEYDRSHKSFPTDISQMSPSSEHEVWQTVTSPDLSQVTLSPELSQTNFSPDLSHTTLSPELSQTNLSPALDQMPMSPDLSHTTLSPDLSHTTLSLDLSQTNLSPELSQTNLSPALGQMPLSPDLSHTTLSPDLSHTTLSPDLSHTTLSLDLNQTNFSPELSQTNLSPDLSEMPLSPDLSHTTLSLDLSQTNLSPELSQTNLSPDLSEMPLSPDLSHTTLSPDFSHTTLSLDLSQTNLSPELSQTNLSPTLGQMPLSPDLSHTTLSPDLSHTTLSPDLSHTILSPDLSHTTLSLDLSQTNLSPELSQTNLSPDLSEMPLSPDLSHTTLSSDLSQTNLSPELSQTNLSPALRQMPLSPDLSQVTVSSDISETTLLPDFSQMSPPLDLDQIFYPSESSQSLHLPEFNETFPYPDLGQMPSPSSPTLNDTFLSKEFNPLVIVGLSKDGTDYIEIIPKEEVQSSEDDYAEIDYVPYDDPYKTDVRTNINSSRNPDNIAAWYLRSNNGNRRNYYIAAEEISWDYSEFVQRETDIEDSDDIPEDTVYKKVVFRKYLDSTFTKRDPRGEYEEHLGILGPIIRAEVDDVIQVRFKNLASRPYSLHAHGLSYEKSSEGKTYEDDSPEWFKEDNAVQPNSSYTYVWHATDRSGPESPGSACRAWAYYSAVNPEKDIHSGLIGPLLICQKGILHKDSNMPVDMREFVLLFMTFDEKKSWYYEKKSRSSWRLTSSEVKKSHEFHAINGMIYSLPGLRMYEQEWVRLHLLNIGGSQDIHVVHFHGQTLLENGNKQHQLGVWALLPGAFKTLEMKASKPGWWLLNTEVGENQRAGMQTPFLIMDRDCKMPMGLSTGIISDSQIKASEFLGYWEPRLARLNNGGSYNAWSVEKLAAELASKPWIQVDMQKEVIITGIQTQGAKHYLKSCYTTEFYVAYSSNQINWQIFKGNSTRNVMYFNGNSDASTIKENQFDPPIVARYIRISPTRAYNRPTLRLELQGCEVNGCSTPLGMESGKIENKQITASSFKKSWWGDYWEPFRARLNAQGRVNAWQAKANNNKQWLQIDLLKIKKITAITTQGCKSLSSEMYVKSYTIHYSDQGVEWKPYRLKSSMVDKIFEGNTNTKGHVKNFFNPPIISRFIRVIPKTWNQSIALRLELFGCDVY